The DNA window TTTCACGCTGCCGATGCCGGAGTTCCTCGCCCAGGCCCGCGACCGAATCCCGAATCTCGCGGGCATCAAGTTCACCAACGCCGACCTGATGATGTTTCAGCAGACGCTGCGATTCGATGGCGGGGCGTTCAGCGTGCCGTGGGGCTGCGATGAGTATCTGCTGGCCGCGCTCGCGCTGGGCGCGACGGGCGCGGTGGGCAGCAGCTACAACTTCGCCGCGCCGGTTTACCACCGGGTCATCGCGGCCTTCGCGCGGGGGGACATGCCGGCCGCGCGCGATGCGCAATTCCAGTCGGTGCAACTGATCGCGCTGCTCGCCTCGCGCGGCTACCTGGGCGCGGCCAAGGCGACGATGAAAATGCTCGGCGTGGATGTCGGACCCGCTCGCCTGCCGAATGCCAGCCTCGACGCGGCCCAGCAAGCGTCACTTCGGGCGGACCTCGAGCGACTCGGCTTCTTCAACTGGGTCGGGCGCTGACCGTGGTTCAATCCACCGTGTCGAGTTGAGGCCCGGGCTCATCGTCGCGCGTCGGCCCGCTGCGCCGGCTGCCGACTGGACGCCCCGCATGCACCGGGTTCGGGCGCAGCATGCGCTTCTGCCGCTCGCGGTCGCCCGCGTTGCGGATGACGGGGATGGGCTTCTCGCTGTTGATGTCGAGCCCCGTGTAATACATCGCCGCCGAGCCGGTCATTGGCAGCGGGATGAAGTCCTGCACCTGTTGCAGGTTCCACTTTTCCCCTTTCAGGAACTTCTCCACCGCGCCCATTTCCTCGTCGGTGCAGCCGGGGAAGCTGGAGATGAAATACGGCACGAGATACTGCTCCTTGCCGACTTCCTCGCTGAGCTCGAAAAACTTTTCCATGAACGCCGGGAAGTCGCCGGCGGGCTTCCGCATG is part of the Verrucomicrobiota bacterium genome and encodes:
- a CDS encoding N-acetylneuraminate lyase, with the translated sequence MKPFPIHGLVAATHTPFLADGSLNLPIVETQAAHLSASGVKFAFICGSTGESHSLTVEERRALAVRWMEVTRGSALKVIVHVGANCLADARALGSQAQELGAAAVSALAPSYFKPRSVAALVDCCAEIADGCPELPFFYYDIPALTGFTLPMPEFLAQARDRIPNLAGIKFTNADLMMFQQTLRFDGGAFSVPWGCDEYLLAALALGATGAVGSSYNFAAPVYHRVIAAFARGDMPAARDAQFQSVQLIALLASRGYLGAAKATMKMLGVDVGPARLPNASLDAAQQASLRADLERLGFFNWVGR